The Hominilimicola fabiformis genomic interval GAGCAGCATAAAATTACATTGGCTTGAAAACCGTTCAAAAGGCGGATATGTTACATTCGGTGTGCCTTGGAAAAAAGGCGAAGTTACAAAAGAAACAGTATTTTCAGTAAATGACGAAAACGGAAACGCTATTGCATATCAGGAAAAGCCGATTGCATATTATCCCGACGGCTCAACAAAATGGACTTCGTACACAATCAAAACAGACAGTGAAACTGTTGAAATAAACAAAGCGGATAAATATGACGGTTTTGACGGAATAAAGACAAATGAAACAGAAAACGAGATAACTGTTGATAACGGCAAATTTAAAGCGGTATTCCCAAAACAAGGTTCGGTCTTGATGAAAACTCCTTACGGTGATGTAACATTAAAAGCCGTAAAAGAACTTCGCAGTAAAGACGGTGACGTTGAAATAAGAAAAAGCATACCGTATATCGGAGAAATCAATACTGTCGAAATTGAAGATTGCGGTAATTTGAAAACAACGGTAAAAGTTACGGGTGAACACAAAAACAGTGACGGCAGTGAATTTTTGCGTTACATAATCAGATTTTCTGTATTCTATGATGAAAATGAAATCAAGATTATCCATACATTCTTGTATGACGGCGATGAAAAGACCGATTTTATAAAAGGTGTCGGCGTTCAGCTTACAAGAAAAATGGAAGGTGAACTTTATAACAGACGTATAAAGATAACAGGTGACTGCGGTGTCATGCACGAAACAATGCAGCTTTTAAATTTGTGGCGACCGCGTCTTGGACCGTCAATCGGTATTCAGCCGATTTATTCAAAACAGCTTGCGGGCGAAAAAGTAAGCCTTTCGGAAATGGTTGACTTGAGAAACGGTAATGCGGTTACAAAAGAGGAAATTGATAATGTAACAAAGTGGGACAGCTATCGTTTGCAACAGGTTACGGCAGACAGTTTTGAAGTAAAGAAACGCACAGGACACGAAGAATGTACATTTATAAAGGCAAATTGGGGCAAACGCTCAAAAGGTCTTATGTACATTGCGGACGAAATAAAAGGTACGGCATTCTGTATGCACAACTTCTGGGAGAAGTATCCTACATCAATTTATGCTGACGGACTTTGTACGGATAACGCAAGCCTTACCGCGTGGATGGTTCCGCCGGACGCAGAAGCACAGGATATGCGTCACTATGACACCGTTGCACATGACCAAACATATTATGAGGGATTCCCTGAAATAGGCTCGTCGGCATACGGAATTGCGAATACAAACGAAATGTCACTGTTTTTATATGATACAGTGCCGTCGGACGATGAACTTATGAAACAAGCCGAAACTGTACAGAAACCGTCTGTACTTGTTGCAACTCCTGAATATTATCACGAAGTTAAAGCTATGGGTGAATGGAGCTTGCCGTCAAAGGATACACCGCTTAAAAAGTGGCTTGAAGAAGAACTTGACAAAGCATTTGCATTTTATAAGAACGAAGTCGAACAAAGACATTGGTACGGTCTTTGGGATTACGGCGATATAATGCACACATATGACGCACAACGTCATTGTTGGAGATATGATATGGGCGGTTACGCTTGGCAGAATACCGAACTTATACCGACATTATGGTTGTGGCTTGCATTTATGCGTTCGGGCAGAGAAGATATTTTCACTATGGCGGAGGCAATGAGCCGTCACAGTGCAGATGTTGATATATACCATTTCGGTGATTTGAAAGGTCTTGGCAGCCGTCATAATGTTGTGCATTGGGGCGATTCCTGTAAAGAACCGCGTATCGCTATGGCAGGACATCACAGAGCATTGTATTATTTGATGGGCGGTGATCCGAGAATAGGTGACGCAATGGACGATGTTAAGGATGCTGACTATGCAACGCTTAATATGGATCCGCTTAGATATTTCTATAAGAAAGAAGAAATGAAACTTCCTACTCATGCAAGAAGCGGTCCGGACTGGTCAACATATTGCTCAAACTGGTATACGGCTTGGGAGAGAGATAACGATAATCATTATAGAGATAAGATTGTTACGGGTATCAATGATTTGAAAAAGTCGCCTATGCGTATGATTTCGGGTTCAAACTATGAATATGATCCCGAAACGGGCCATTTGGGATATATCGGAGAAAGTGCCGCAGGCGGTGCACACCTTGCCGTTTGTATGGGCGGTCCCGAAACTTGGTTTGAACTTGCTGAACTTTTAGATGATGAAGTATTTAAGGATATGCTTGTTCAGTACGGCGAATTTTACTTCTTACCGGTTGAGGAAAAAAAGAAAATTTCAAACGGTCTTTTGACCGGCAACGGATTTGTTTATCCGTATATGGCATCGGCTTTGTGCGGATATGCGGCAAGAGAAACGGATAATGCCGAGCTTGCATATCAAGTATGGCAAGTGCTTATTCATTCTTTGGCAGGCAAGGACAAGAAAGATAATTTCGATATAGGAATTTACAAGAATTACTTTAATAATGAAAATCTCGAAGAAATGTTCTGGATAAGTACAAACTTTACTTCACAGTGGTGTCTGAATGTAATTGTTGCACTGGAACTTACCAAGGATTACATCAAAGATTCAATCAACGACTACGAATGGGCTGACTGGGTGAAATAAGGATAATTTATGTTATAAAATTTTCCTGAAGATATTGACAAATATAGATGTTGAGTGGTATTATATGTATATACAATTAATATAACTATATATTGATAGTATAATAACTGGAGAGAGGGAGAGGTTTATGAACATGAAAAAAATGGTTTCCTGCTTGGTTGCAGGATCAATGCTTACAATGGCAGTGTCTGCTTTTGCTCAGATTCCGGAAACACAGGTTTCTACAATCAACAATGCGGCTGTTGTAGCATTTGACGGGGTAAACGCACATCAATCAATGAATATTGAGGGTGACGTGTATGCAGGCGGACAGGTTAAGTTTGACAATGCTGGTGAAAACTATCTTGACGGTGATATAATTTCATCACAAGAAGTAAGCTATCAAGACGAATATTCTGCAATCCTTAAAGACACAAACAGAAAAGGTGTGGATAAGGTTGAAGAAAATATGTCAAAGTATCTTGATGCATATTATCCCGATACCTATCTTACAGATGATTCTGTAAAACCCGAAACACCTGCTTATGAAGATGTAGAATACACATCTGCACAAGGTTGGGTAGGCGTTAATGCCTGGTCGTATCCGAGTCTTCCTACCGATGAAAACGGTTATCCATATTACACAATTTCAGAGAATACATCATTTGACGGACTAAGCGTTCAAGGAGGTAAGGTTGTTATCGACACAACAAACGGTCCGGTATATGTAAAAGTTAATCAATTATCATTCTCTACTGCTAATGATAAGAAAGGTTATATTGAAGTAGTAGGCGACAATCCTGCATATCTTATTTCACAAGCTCCGGGTGAGGTTATG includes:
- a CDS encoding exo-rhamnogalacturonan lyase family protein, translated to MSSIKLHWLENRSKGGYVTFGVPWKKGEVTKETVFSVNDENGNAIAYQEKPIAYYPDGSTKWTSYTIKTDSETVEINKADKYDGFDGIKTNETENEITVDNGKFKAVFPKQGSVLMKTPYGDVTLKAVKELRSKDGDVEIRKSIPYIGEINTVEIEDCGNLKTTVKVTGEHKNSDGSEFLRYIIRFSVFYDENEIKIIHTFLYDGDEKTDFIKGVGVQLTRKMEGELYNRRIKITGDCGVMHETMQLLNLWRPRLGPSIGIQPIYSKQLAGEKVSLSEMVDLRNGNAVTKEEIDNVTKWDSYRLQQVTADSFEVKKRTGHEECTFIKANWGKRSKGLMYIADEIKGTAFCMHNFWEKYPTSIYADGLCTDNASLTAWMVPPDAEAQDMRHYDTVAHDQTYYEGFPEIGSSAYGIANTNEMSLFLYDTVPSDDELMKQAETVQKPSVLVATPEYYHEVKAMGEWSLPSKDTPLKKWLEEELDKAFAFYKNEVEQRHWYGLWDYGDIMHTYDAQRHCWRYDMGGYAWQNTELIPTLWLWLAFMRSGREDIFTMAEAMSRHSADVDIYHFGDLKGLGSRHNVVHWGDSCKEPRIAMAGHHRALYYLMGGDPRIGDAMDDVKDADYATLNMDPLRYFYKKEEMKLPTHARSGPDWSTYCSNWYTAWERDNDNHYRDKIVTGINDLKKSPMRMISGSNYEYDPETGHLGYIGESAAGGAHLAVCMGGPETWFELAELLDDEVFKDMLVQYGEFYFLPVEEKKKISNGLLTGNGFVYPYMASALCGYAARETDNAELAYQVWQVLIHSLAGKDKKDNFDIGIYKNYFNNENLEEMFWISTNFTSQWCLNVIVALELTKDYIKDSINDYEWADWVK